TTGACTAACGAGTAACCTATTCTCATTTTGTGTTTTACAACAAACACCGACGCACTCTATCGAACAcgtaacttcgaaaaatcataacttccttatatgacgTCATAttatgacgttctttatatttacgGGTTCATAATcacgactactacaactttcatcaacattatctattcaaaatactatttttattataaatattatttaacgTAATTCGTTAAGTGTATAAGGTTTTAAACAAATATTATAAGCCCATATTATTTGTCTATAAAACATGTACACAATAATTAAATAGAATTATCATTTATATAACCCATATTGTGTACaaataattcttatttatttacaATTATCCTATTCGAggattttaactattaaaaaaaaataataatagtaattaTATCCCTTAAACGTCTAGCCCGAATTCATGGGTGTTACACATGATTTGTTTTCTAACCCATTTTATGGTGTTTTACTTGGTTATAAGCTAGAAAATTATTTATATTGATGAATTTGGGTTTAGGTAAAAACCAATCATGAATCCTGGTTATAATTATAAGTAATGGAGTTGAGAAGCAAGTAATCGATTGAATTCTATGATCATATGGTGATTCTGATGCACTAATCCCAAATGGATGCTTAAAATTATAAAACGTGATTAAAACATGGACTTGGTCATTCCATGGCTTATGTTGTGTAACAAAGATAAGTGACCCTTATGAGTGAACCTATGATCCTGGAATTTAGTTTGATTCATTAGGATATAGTCATGAAGCATATTCGAGTAACTGTAAATAGTAAACCCATGATTTCATCCTCACTTTCATCATCATAGGGTCACCTTGTCATTGATTTATCCTGGTTATTTAGTACCTTCATACATGTCCAAGATGAAACAACACCACCGTTTGTATTTGGAACCGTCTATAGTGAGTTTAAAACTAAACCGAGAGCAGACATTAATTAGGGTTTATGTCGGTTGGTGTGATGAGGGTACCATGGTGGAGGAGGCAACAATATTGGTCATGAGGGATAAGCAGaagaatataaaaataaaagtactAAATATAGAAATAAAGTCCGATAATGCTTATAGTGAGTATAAGGATTATAGTGATTGGATTACGTAAATCCTTGAGTGAAAATACGATCGACATTGGAAGAGACAATACAAATCGGTGAAGGTAGAGGGAAACAGGAGGAGATCACAAGACAACGACACCAAAGATGATGGTGGTCAAGGATCGTGATCGACAACGACGACAACATGGAGGTCACTGATGATTTTTGTCAATGAGGGCCGAGTACATATCCGAAAAAAATAAAGAGGACATGTCAAGTTCCTTAGAAATAGAGACTCGATACTATGTTGGATAGTAGAAAATCCCCGTTAAATTTAAAGTTTACAATGCATTACCTAACGATATATAATACATACACAGTGTTACAAAAGAGTCCCTACATTatccataaaaaataaaaaactctataataaatattataaaacaaCCAAACTTGTAATCTCTTTATATGAACTTTTTCAATCATTATATTGGATCACAAAGATTTTCGACAAATTATTAAATAGGCGAACTCATACAAAAAccaataaaataacataaataccGAATCCACAAATAAATTGATAAGTTTTATTgtggtaattttttttttaattgataagTTGGTAGATAGTTTTTTCTTTTCAATTGATAAGTTGATAGTTTAATGCTGTGAAAAACTTAACAAATAGTTTCGACTTATTCTATATTTATCTCAAATTATTTGGTGTACCCATTCTCTGTGAGTGTGTatgtatttgatttttttttttatataagggCATATAAAATAACACCCATAATTTCTAGTGATGCAATGAGATTTAATCATATCTTCTTCGATGTCACATCCGATGAAATATACGAAAACATAAATTATGCCAATATAAAAGtccttttaaaaatatattacttttaaaTTCTGTAAgaacaaataaattaaaaagatCCATTGTCTTTTTTATGACAGTGTCACTTTGAGACTTGAGAGCAtgtaagaaaagaaaaaaaaaattaaattaaaatttaaaaaaataaataaagaaagcaGATTTTGTCAAACTATGATTGGGTCAAGACACGTGGAGTTTGTCCGCTGTGGCGCATCGAACCACCGCGACATACTCCGTACGAATCGCTTTCACCCTTCAGCAGTTGAGCTCTATTAACAAAGTAACACCAATTTTAAAAACACACCAAGGGTTTCGAGTTTCCACTCGTCCAAACAAATCCAATTACAATGTCGATGCTTCGATTCTGCAATCAAATCAGAAACAATGCTCCTCATTCCTTAAGATTCTCAAGGTAATCTTTCTACTTCCATTTCCATTAATTAATTCGATCATCTTCTTTTCATTCATCCGTCTACGAAGTTACGATTCTGATCGATCAATCATTTTCTGTTTTTCTGTGTTACAATCGTGATTTAAGCTCTAAAAATCTCATGTTATTGTTCATACTCATGTGCTTTATCATGTCGTTGTTATTTGGGCTGCATTTTCATATTTGGTTTGACGATCGTGTCGATCTGAAAATCAATGGCTATGTGATTCATTCAGCTTCCTCGTTTTCTTTGTTTAATCGTTTTCTAAAAATCTCAATTACCCAAAAGGACATGCACAATACTCATAATTTCATTTAATTATAGgaacaaagataaaaaaaacatgcATGAGAAACATAATTCTCGAAATTACAAGATTTTGATAAGCAAGACTAAGAGTTATCTCTGTTTTTGCATTGATAAATCATAAATATTATACATGTATGTGATATGTCTGATTCAGGTTCATTAATTCACTGCAATTTGCAACTGTTAAAGCTGAAGAGATATCAGGCTCTCAGCCTGCTGAAGTACAAAGTTTGGGTAATCACTTCAATTTTAGTAGAATCATTgaaattgttatttatttatttatttattttttgacaaTCATGGTTTTATCATAATTTACAGTTCAGGGGAAATGGATACAAGATGGTAATTGGAATACAATTTTGGATCCTCTAAATGGGGAATCATTCATCAAAGTTTCAGAAGTAGATGAAAGTGGAATAAAGGTATATGCATTATTTAAAGACCAATTTACTCTCTTCCAAATTGAAAATTTGTTTATAAacttatctattttttttttttttttaattatcttaTGCAGCCTTTTGTAGAAAGCTTAACTAAGTGCCCTAAACATGGCCTTCATAACCCATTCAAATCCCCAGAGAGGTCTTCTTCTAATTAATTACACAACTTTTATAATTTATACATATCATCAAATATTGATAATTTTTTAGGTATTGATATAAATGTTATTTATAGATATCTTTTATATGGAGATGTATCCGCAAAAGCAGGACATCTTCTTTCCACACCTGAggtattaattaaacttatagtaaaagaaaaaaaaagctaTGTACATTTTCACATctgattttgtttttatattttattgtaATGATTTACTTTTATACCCTTTCAGGTTTCTGATTTCTTTACCAAGTTAGTACAAAGAGTCTCACCAAAGAGTTACCAACAGGCTTATGCTGAAGTTTATGTTACAGCAAAGTTTCTTGAGAATTTCTCAAGTGATCAAGTACTTAAGAtttataattaatgtatttttacacattaaaaaaatatataaaaactacatttttctgattaaaaaattaaaattgttcaATAGGTACGTTTTCTTGCAAGATCTTTTGGAGTACCTGGGAATCATCTTGGTCAACAAAGTCATGGTTTCCGTTGGCCTTATGGCCCTGTAAGACatcttttaaatattattttttataattaaattattaaatttaTTAAATAGTAAAAAATTATGTATTATTTGTTGTCACAGGTGGCGTTAATTACACCATTTAATTTTCCTCTAGAGATTCCTGTACTCCAGCTAATGGGAGCACTTTATATGGGAAACAAGCCTGTCCTTAAAGTCGATAGCAAAGTGAGTTTTTATAACGCATAAAATTGTATAAAATAgttaatattttataattatatttaatattttatattttgcatgtttatagGTATGCATTGTAATGGAGCAAATGCTTCGATTACTCCATGCTTGTGGGATGCCTATGGAAGATGTTGACTTCATCAATTCTGATGGAGGAACAATGAACAAACTACTTTTAGAAGTTGGTTTTCCAatcttttttattaaaatttaatattaacattgagcaaaattacaaaaaaaacattATGGTTTGGGTAGTATTGCACTTTAAACTTTTGACATGTTAtctttatatcatatatataacaaGTCAAAATAGCATGTCAAAATGGttaatttggaaaattttcttttgacctGTTATTTTGAATTGTTATATATATGATGTAAAGATAACAAGTCAAAATGGTtaatttggaattttgaaatgttaTCTTTACATCATATATATAACAATTCAAAATAACatgtcaaaagaaaattttccaaattaaCCATTTTGACATGTTTTCTTGATATCATATATAACAAGTCAAAATGGTTAATTTGAAATACCGTTTGAAACTTGTATGaattaatttgaaaaaataaagtataagtgGTTAAATTAAACCACAAACTTACCCAAAATATAATGGTCTTTCTATAAATATCCCATTAACAATTTATAATTTTTTGGAAATTGGTTATTAATAATACTCCATTATATAACTATTGTGATTCAATTATCAGGCAAATCCACGAATGACACTTTTTACGGGTAGCTCAAGAGTAGCAAATAAGTTGGCTTATGATTTAAATGGTCGAGTTAAATTAGAAGATGCAGGATTTGACTGGAAGATCCTTGGCCCTGATGTTCATgaggttttttttattttattttacacattaaactataaaattttaattttcttttttgaaaTTATAGTATggatttaatatttaaaaattgtACTTGTATGGCTATTGATAGGTGGATTATGTTTCATGGGTTTGTGATCAAGATGCATACGCTTGTAGTGGTCAAAAGTGCTCAGCACAATCATTGTTATTCGTGCACGAGGTTTAATTTTctacttttttatttatttattttgatcttTTACAATTTAGTCCCCTGAGATTCAAATTCTGACAGATTCTATTCCTTTCAGAATTGGGGCAAAACCTCATTCATGCATCAATTAAGCACTCTTGCTGGTAGGAGGAAGCTTGATGATTTGACTATTGGCCCTGTTCTTACAGTTAAGTGTGTATTAAATTAAGCCGCTTTAAAATTTtcaatattaaattattatttccaGATTTGCCCCTGAACTAATTGTTTCATCCCTTTAGTTCACAACAAAAGCAATGCTGGACCACAAGAACAATTTGCTTAGGATTCCAGGGGCAAAGTTACTATTTGGTGGTGAAGAATTGGAAAATCATTCGATTCCTTCAATATATGGTGCTATAAAACCAACAGCTATTTTTGTTCCAATTGAACAAATACTAAAGAAAGAACATTATGAGCTTGTTACAAAGGAAATATTTGGCCCATTCCAGGTAAAGCTagcttaaaaaaaaacattttattaattAACTTTATAAAAACTGATATTAATGCTTTTTCTTTTTGTTGTTTAGATTATCACCGAGTATAAAGATACCCAAATTCCAATGGTGTTGGAAGCCCTTGAAAAGATGCATGCACATTTAACCGCTGCTGTGGTCTCTAATGATCCGTTGTTTATTCAGGTATTTTGaccgattttttttctttttattatgtGTTGGGAAAATGGTGTCAAGGATTCCCAATAACCTACCCAatgaaaaataataaagaaattcGAGACATAAAAACTTCAAAACCGGAGAAAAACCATGGCCTAGATAAATAAAAAAAGTTCCACTATATGATAAATTGTTATAACTTATAATCACATAGACTAATCTCTCAAGCCACCCCAAAAGTTACACCCGCACTCTCCAAAAATTCGACTTGCACCTTTCTTCATTCTGAAACAAGAAAGAAAACCTCACAATGTGTATCGGCATTTTCAAAACAAAGCCTCGGACTCCTTTTATAAGCATGTGATGAGTGGGACTCATTTACAGGATATTTTGGGGCATACGGTTAATGGAACTACATATGTTGGGCTTAGAGCAAGAACTACCGGAGCACCACAGAATCATTGGTGGGTAGAAAAAAACCCTGACAtttattgttttctttttttattttcttgaaaGTGAAATTATGATGCTAAATGGTATGTTGTTAGGTTTGGACCTGCGGGAGATCCAAGAGGTGCGGGAATAGGAACTCCTGAAGCGATAAAACTTGTGTGGTCTTGTCATAGAGAAGTCATATATGACCATGGACCAGTCCCAAACAACTGGCAAATCCCACCTTCTACTTGAGTCAATTCAATCATAATCTTAACATGACCATGTGTTCTTTCaaggttttgatttttaaattaattaacatCAACATATGGCCatcggttttttttttctttctgttaGTTGAGCCAACTGTTGAACCAAATAGTGGTTCTACGGCTGATGTTTTGATTCCTAAATTCATGAGAGACATTCAATGTTGCTAtgctttttaattttttaatttcaataattcATATGTAGCATTttagtatttttgatttttgaaaatataTTTACTTATTGTAACTTTTATGACCAAAACAAGTGTTATGGAATTTGATAGTTGAAAAATAAATTGCGACGACTTATAAAAGTCGGTAGGTGTAGCATTTTGTTTCATAAACAATAAGCAAtctaaatatttaaaaaggttgttGATATGTAGGCATGTTATAAGAATTTGGTGATTCTGGACCATGCATAAAGAAGCTGAAATTAGCCATATAAGGCAGACAACGACATAGAGCACCCATAAAGAGACAAAAATTGATCCTAACCCCATAAACAAAAACTCGACTTCATAAAATGCAATGAAATAAGTTGATTTCAAAACCATCAAAAGGGGGAATTAAAGTTTTCTAGCAACCAAGTAAGAAGAACAAAGAGGAGTGAAAACCATTTGGGAGATTTTTAGAGGACTCGGGCTTGAGGATGATGATGGAAGAAGATGAATACTTGGATTTTTATGTTGGCTAAGATACATGATGAGGAGGAGCCTTTTGAAGGGTTTGGGCTAAGCTTCGGAGGATATTTGGGCCATAAAATGTGATTTTGTGGGAGTGGCAAAGAAAGACAAATGAAACAAATAAAATCATGGTGATAAGGACATATATGTATTCAAATCAACGTGCTGCGAGACCCATTCATGCGGACCATGTCACATTTTTTCCTAGACTGACGTGGCCTGCGTGAGTCCTACATGGCAAGTTTCATCCTTTCGACTTTTTGCAACTATTTTGAGGGTATTAGGCGAGGGTCTTTTGCATCTTCGGACATAATAGATTGATGCATTTGTGTAGACGATTTTTGGAGAGTTTTTGAAGGGTTTGAATCATCTCGTTGAAGTTGTGGATGTTGGGCACACTAATTTACTTCTTTTCTATTTTAGCCATGAGTGGCTAAGCTCTTTATAAATCAACATTGGAAGTAGTCCATGACCTTTTAGTTTTCCTTTGAAACTTTTAGTTTCTTATATATGAATGCAATTTCCATATGGATTTCTAAATCATTCTTATGTTTTTTTGTTCATGAGCTTACATGTTTGAATAACAATAGTAAATTATTTTCTTGATTACTTATTAGATATTCAAAACAATTAGTAACAAATGGTTTTTATGGATGTTTTCATCTCATTTTTAACCATAAGTGTTCTCCAAACTCCAAAGTAAAAGTGAAAGGTTTTGACTCTTCCTTTGGATTTGGTGATTCTAACTATCATACTGTTTATGAAGAGTAGGTGGTTGCTGCTTTTAAGTTGATATAGCCGAATTAGATTGATCTACAAGTACTGCACCATAAATCTTGATGATAAGTTAGCTAATTGTCTATGTGATGAATTCCAATGTTGATTATCCTATCCTTATTAATTCATATCACTAATTTGCATCATTTACTTGTTTTTTGCAAATTTAGATTTCCAAACAAATAACTAAAAATCCTTATTTTTATTTAAAGCTTGTCACAAATTATTTTCACGAATAGATCATATGGATTCAGAAACTGAACTAATCTCCATGTATTCAATCCTCTTGTTAGTATTCACTTTAAAATGTGTTAGAATATAGGGTTATTtatttgttgggctagtttaacaTGTGTTAGAACATAGGGTTATTTTGATACCCAATCATTTGTGTAAGTAGAGTCGTAGTGGATGTGTTAAGGATTATGAAACATCCCACATATGGGTTAGTTTaaaatagtttatcaaaaatCCAATTTTAAGATTAAAAATTTCAGTAGTTCAAACATGCGGAAATGTGGTCCCAAAGTTCAAGTTTAAACATAGTGTGTTAAGTTGCAAGGACATATCAATCAATAAAAAGAATATAATAGCGGTAAACAATACATATCCAAAAATATTCTAATATATCCAAGCTTCTCTAACTTCAGTCTTCATCAAATGATATGATCTAAATTTATGTCAAAATACATGTTAACATTTAAAGGCATTGGATAAGGTTGATGATCCTATTCTGAAGTCAAAACCtccaaaatatttttaaaatatatcaaAGTTTAATAAGTTCAATGGTTGGGTAAGAAGCAATTCAAAGTTGTTAGGTCCGAATCTGGATCTATCACTGATAATCAAACAATCACGAAACAAGAATAAGATGAATGAATTGAGCTTGCATACGATTAAACACTTGAATCGTCAGATACAACTCAAATACCAGCCGTAAACTCTAGAGCATCGAACCCCTCAAAAGACAAACTCGTAGACTATTTATACTAGACAAGACCACAAACATAGTTTGttgccgtaaacacgtttacggccgtaaacgtgtttacggtcgtaaacaccacAAAACACAGACTAAACAATAAGTGCAATTACAGACATAaaccaaaacaaatcacatgctaagcctagcccaaaccattaaTAAGACCCTtcagtctcccccttggtttggagcAGGCTTGGATTTAGTCTTTGTCAGCAACCAGCACATCGGATCTCCCCATAGCTCCATTccatattctcttgtcaataatcgTAGCCACCATCCTTGTATATTCCTTTGCAGCAGGTTCAAATAACTCATCAGCAACAATAATTTGATGATTTGCAAGCTGATGAATGTCCCGCTCACCAAACTGGAGTAGATCCCTTTTGTCATACAAGCGAATGCAATCTTCTTTGAGCTTGATAACAGCAGCATCTGATGTTTCATCATACACCCAATACAACATAGAGTGAAGAGATACATCAGGAcaattttgaggaacaaggatgtGTTTGACTTGAGTAGTGGCAGGCCACATCACTGCCCGAATAGGCTCGCTGGTTTCGTGATCCAAAACGTGCTTGTGAACTGCAACAAAAGACTCCACAGTTTTCATTGATGGAAAACCCTTGGCCACTTGATCTTCCAAGAAAGATTTGTATTGGCTAGCCTTGGGATTCTTTGACGGATTTGAGAAGGGAGCTTTAGATAGCTCAATAAGATCAACTTTGGTAAAGGAGTGGAAATCATGAGCATCCTTGTACAATTCTTTATTCCTACTCTTCCTTCGTACCATAAACATATCCAGCGTATCATGAAATCCCCATGATATAATtcctgacctatcaccatataCGTCTCTGAAAGTTTGAGTGCTCAGGTCAGTGAAAGTTATGCGAGGCCTATCCCAAGGAGATTTATGATCCACACTTCTTTTAAATAACCATTTGTTCTTGTCAGTTGACTTATCAGCGGCTTTCTTCCTTTTGGCACCTTTTGCCTTTGCAGCTCTGGAGGCCTGTTCTGGATCCACTTCAAAACGATCTACAACAATTGGGGATCTGATTGGTTGAGAGGAAATGGGAGCATCAACATGATGAGTATCTGGAACAGGGGAATCGACATGAGGTTCATCAGCAGTTGTCTTGAAATCATCACCAAACCTGCTTTCAAGCTTCTTTTGCAACTCTAGAAAACTTGCAGCCAGACTACCATATTGAGTCTGAAGATCTGCAATTTGCTTGGTCTTCAAAGTATTTTCTTCATTAAGTTCGGCCATTTGAATATTGAGCTCGGTATTCTCTGATTGGAGATCTGCGACCTTTATAACAAGCTCAATATTTCTTTGATCAAGTTCTACATTTTTTTGTTTGATGGCGTCGAGCTGGCTTTGAAGTCCATGGAGAGAGGGGGAGTCATTTCTTGTGTTGTCATCTCCAATAAAGATTCCCTTGCCACGAGAAGGTGGTGTCGAAAATTGATCTTCAGCTAACAGATGAGCTAGCTTGACTGAGGCATCATCTTCGTTTGGTCTAGGAGATGAAGGATCTGCTTCAAATGAGGGACCACCAGCTTCAAATACATTGCTAGGGCCTTCACTGATGGGTTCGGTTGAGACAATAGCTGGTGTGATTGTTGGTGGAGCTTTAGCACCTTGTGTCGTTGTGCTCTGAGTTGCTAACCTCAGTACAAGTCTACGACGTTTGTTAGGAGGAGGGGTGGCTTGAGAGGTGGTAAGATCTTCTTCCATTGGCAATGATGTAGGTAGGTCAgtgtcaaggggaggaatccctgccACTATCACCGTAGGAATTACTATTTCTGCCGCTGGATTTGAAGCAGGAGGAGAGACTACAAAAACGTCTTCTTCAATCCTTGTCTCAGTGGTCACAGGAACCACTTCATTGACATCGTCAAGCAAGTTTTTGAGGTTCACCTCAGACAGAAAGTCATCATTTCCACCAAAGttttgtggaatatcatctcGATCAAATCCCGATAAATCAACATTCTCATCTTCTTCGTCATCTTTTCTCGATTCCTCATTGTAGTCACTCTGAACCTGAACAACTTGCAattcgagttcatcatcaacttgaGTCTTTTGAGCAGGAGTCTCGTCATCTTCATGTTCGGAAGCAGTGATAATAAACTCAGAGGACACTTTTTCTGATGAAGTCAGCTCTGATAAAGTCTTCTTAGAGGTTTCATGGGATTCGGAAGATTCATTGATCTCCGCAAATTGTCCGAACTTCACCAAGGGATGTAAACCTTGAAATATCACTTTGCCCTTTCTATTTTGTTTAATAAGACCAACGGTGTGAGGGCCTAGGGACTTTGTATCCATCTTTTCACCAGACTTGACCATATCCGGGAATTGATCGTCAATAAAAGCTTGAATGAATCGGGGATACATCAGAAAGGAGTCTCTGTT
The genomic region above belongs to Lactuca sativa cultivar Salinas chromosome 4, Lsat_Salinas_v11, whole genome shotgun sequence and contains:
- the LOC111905828 gene encoding delta-1-pyrroline-5-carboxylate dehydrogenase 12A1, mitochondrial codes for the protein MSMLRFCNQIRNNAPHSLRFSRFINSLQFATVKAEEISGSQPAEVQSLVQGKWIQDGNWNTILDPLNGESFIKVSEVDESGIKPFVESLTKCPKHGLHNPFKSPERYLLYGDVSAKAGHLLSTPEVSDFFTKLVQRVSPKSYQQAYAEVYVTAKFLENFSSDQVRFLARSFGVPGNHLGQQSHGFRWPYGPVALITPFNFPLEIPVLQLMGALYMGNKPVLKVDSKVCIVMEQMLRLLHACGMPMEDVDFINSDGGTMNKLLLEANPRMTLFTGSSRVANKLAYDLNGRVKLEDAGFDWKILGPDVHEVDYVSWVCDQDAYACSGQKCSAQSLLFVHENWGKTSFMHQLSTLAGRRKLDDLTIGPVLTFTTKAMLDHKNNLLRIPGAKLLFGGEELENHSIPSIYGAIKPTAIFVPIEQILKKEHYELVTKEIFGPFQIITEYKDTQIPMVLEALEKMHAHLTAAVVSNDPLFIQDILGHTVNGTTYVGLRARTTGAPQNHWFGPAGDPRGAGIGTPEAIKLVWSCHREVIYDHGPVPNNWQIPPST